The Nocardioides ochotonae genome segment GGTCTCGATCCGCTCGGAGGGACACCAGCCCCGCGTCCTGGGCATGGTCGCCGAGGTCTTCGGCCGGCGGCGGATCTTCGTCCCGATGACCCGGGTGACCAACATCGACGCCGGCCAGGTGTACACGACCGGGCTGCTCAACATGCGTCGCTTCGAGCAGCGCTCCACCGAGACCCTGGTGATGGGGCAGATGCTGGACCGTCAGGTCCGGGTGATCCCCACCGGCGTGGTCGGCACGGTGTACGACGTCGCGATGGAGCAGGCCCGCAACCGAGACTGGGTGCTCAGCCGGGTGGCCGTCCAGGGGCCCGCCAAGGGACTGCGCCGTCGCGGGCAGACCTACGTCGTGGACTGGCGCGACCTCGAGGGCCTGGCCATCCGCGACGACAGCCAGGGCGCGACCCAGCTGCTGCTGGCCCTCAACGAGATGCGCCCCGCCGACGCGGCGAACACGATCCACGCCCTGCCCGCGGAGCGACGTGCCGCGGTCGTGGCCGCCCTCGACGACGAGCGGCTGGCCGACGTCCTGGAGGAGCTCCCCGAGGAGGACCAGGTCGAGATCCTCAGCCGCCTCGAGGACGAGCGGGCCGCTGACGTGCTCGAGGAGATGTCGGCCGACGACGCCGCCGACCTGATCGCCGAGCTGCCCCCGGAGACCGCCTCCGCACTGCTGGAGCTGATGGAGCCGCAGGAGGCGGAGGACGTCCGGCGCCTGATGTCCTACCTCGAGAACACCGCCGGCGCGATGATGACGCCGGAGCCGGTGATCCTCGGCCCGGACGCGACGGTCGCCGACGCCCTCGCCCACGTGCGCAACCCCGACCTGACGCCGGCGCTGGCCGCCCTGGTCTATGTCTGCCGCCAGCCGCTGGAGACCCCGACCGGGCGCCTGCTCGGCGTCGCGCACATCCAACGGCTGCTGCGCGAGCCGCCCTCGACGCTGGTCGCCGGCGTCCTCGACGACTCCATGGAGAACCTGCGCCCCGCAGCCACCATCGACGAGGTCGCGGCCCACCTGGCCACCTACAACCTCGTGGCCGCGCCGGTCGTCGACGACCAGGGCCACCTGCTCGGCGCGGTCACGGTCGACGACCTGCTCGACCACATGCTGCCGGAGGGCTGGCGCGACCAGGCGGTGCGCCGTGGCTGAGTCCCGCGGCACCCGCTCCGCACGCCTCGACACCCCGCGCGACACCCGGCGGACCCTGGTGCGGCGCCCGTCGTACGACTCCGACACCTTCGGGGTCTTCGCCGAGCAGTTCGCCCGGTTCATGGGCACCGCGCGGTTCCTGATCTGGATGACGGTGTTCGTCTCGGTCTGGATCTTCTGGAACTGGCTCGCCCCGGACGCCTGGAAGTGGGACAGCTACCCCTACATCTTCCTCACCCTGATCCTCAGCCTCCAGGCCTCCTACGCCGCACCGCTGATCCTGCTGGCGCAGAACCGTCAGGAGGCCCGCGACCGGGTGATCGCCGAGCAGGACCGCCAGGCCGACGCCCGCGCGCACGCCGACATGGAGTTCCTGGCCCGCGAGGTCGCCTCCCTGCGGATGGGCGTCAGCGAGGTGGTCACCCGCGACTACCTGCGCTCGGAGCTCCGCGCGCTGCTCCACGAGCTCGACGACCGCGCCGAGGAGCACGCCGCGGGCCGCGAGGAGGACCCCGGCGGGCCGCCGGGTTCCGTGCAGCGCACCAATGACGGCGCACAGCCGCCCACCACCTAGAATCGGTGATCATGAGCACCTCTCTGCTGGAGCAGGTCCGTGCCGCGCTCGCCACGGTCAACGACCCCGAGATCAAGCGGCCCATCACCGACCTCGGCATGGTCGACGCCGTCACGGTCGATGACACCGGCAAGGTGGACGTCAAGGTCCTGCTGACCGTCGCCGGCTGTCCGCTGAAGAGCACGATCGAGCGTGACGTCACCGCCGCCGTGACGAAGGTGCCCGGCATCTCCGGGGTCGACCTCGAGCTCGGCGTGATGAGCGACGACCAGCGCGCCAACCTGCG includes the following:
- a CDS encoding magnesium transporter MgtE N-terminal domain-containing protein, whose protein sequence is MSTTPSRVYAARLVGLPIFDPRGDQVGKVRDLVVSIRSEGHQPRVLGMVAEVFGRRRIFVPMTRVTNIDAGQVYTTGLLNMRRFEQRSTETLVMGQMLDRQVRVIPTGVVGTVYDVAMEQARNRDWVLSRVAVQGPAKGLRRRGQTYVVDWRDLEGLAIRDDSQGATQLLLALNEMRPADAANTIHALPAERRAAVVAALDDERLADVLEELPEEDQVEILSRLEDERAADVLEEMSADDAADLIAELPPETASALLELMEPQEAEDVRRLMSYLENTAGAMMTPEPVILGPDATVADALAHVRNPDLTPALAALVYVCRQPLETPTGRLLGVAHIQRLLREPPSTLVAGVLDDSMENLRPAATIDEVAAHLATYNLVAAPVVDDQGHLLGAVTVDDLLDHMLPEGWRDQAVRRG
- a CDS encoding DUF1003 domain-containing protein; amino-acid sequence: MAESRGTRSARLDTPRDTRRTLVRRPSYDSDTFGVFAEQFARFMGTARFLIWMTVFVSVWIFWNWLAPDAWKWDSYPYIFLTLILSLQASYAAPLILLAQNRQEARDRVIAEQDRQADARAHADMEFLAREVASLRMGVSEVVTRDYLRSELRALLHELDDRAEEHAAGREEDPGGPPGSVQRTNDGAQPPTT